In Achromobacter spanius, the following proteins share a genomic window:
- a CDS encoding DNA-3-methyladenine glycosylase, which translates to MASPIQASRGAGQALPDAFFDRDACTLARDLLGKVIRHCVDGLWLSARIIETEAYYLEEKGSHASLGYTHKRRALFMDGGVIYMYYARGGDSLNFSAAGPGNAVLIKSGYPWTDALSGPEALARMQQLNPDARGLPRPPSRLCAGQTLLCRSLGLKVPQWDARRFDPGALYVEDVGGSPQALVCTTRLGIPPGRDEHLHYRFVDPAYAAFCTRNPLRRGQRAGHDYVWVDRQGVVLPEAPEIQSPER; encoded by the coding sequence ATGGCGTCCCCCATCCAGGCATCGCGCGGCGCCGGCCAGGCGCTGCCCGATGCCTTTTTTGATCGCGATGCCTGCACGCTGGCGCGCGACTTGTTGGGCAAGGTCATCCGCCATTGCGTGGACGGGCTGTGGCTGTCGGCGCGCATCATCGAAACCGAGGCCTACTACCTGGAAGAAAAGGGCAGCCACGCCTCGCTGGGCTACACCCACAAGCGCCGCGCGCTCTTCATGGATGGCGGCGTCATCTACATGTATTACGCGCGGGGCGGCGATTCGCTGAATTTCAGCGCCGCCGGGCCGGGTAATGCCGTGCTGATCAAGTCCGGGTATCCGTGGACGGACGCGCTGTCCGGCCCCGAGGCGCTGGCCCGCATGCAGCAGTTGAACCCGGATGCGCGGGGTCTGCCGCGTCCACCGTCGCGTCTGTGCGCGGGGCAGACGCTGCTGTGCCGTTCGTTGGGGCTGAAGGTGCCGCAGTGGGACGCGCGCCGCTTCGATCCCGGCGCGCTGTATGTGGAGGACGTGGGTGGCTCACCGCAAGCCCTGGTCTGCACCACGCGCCTGGGCATCCCGCCAGGGCGCGACGAGCATCTGCACTACCGCTTCGTGGATCCGGCCTACGCCGCGTTCTGCACACGCAACCCGTTGCGGCGCGGGCAACGTGCCGGCCATGACTACGTGTGGGTGGACCGCCAGGGCGTCGTGCTGCCCGAGGCGCCTGAAATTCAATCGCCCGAACGCTAG
- a CDS encoding Spx/MgsR family RNA polymerase-binding regulatory protein, which produces MKQTTLYGLTKCSTCVKARDWLSEHGVDHVFVDYRDHPVEAATLKSWSDKVGGWEKLVNRSSMTWRNLPEDRKSAATDKQWSDLIAEYPALVRRPVTVTPDGEVTVGFSEKRYGERFA; this is translated from the coding sequence ATGAAGCAAACCACCCTGTATGGCCTGACCAAGTGCAGCACCTGCGTCAAGGCGCGCGACTGGCTGTCAGAACACGGCGTCGACCATGTGTTCGTGGATTACCGCGATCACCCGGTTGAGGCGGCCACGCTGAAATCGTGGTCCGACAAGGTCGGCGGTTGGGAAAAGCTGGTCAACCGCTCATCGATGACCTGGCGCAACCTGCCGGAAGACCGCAAGTCGGCCGCGACGGACAAGCAATGGAGCGACCTGATTGCCGAATACCCGGCCTTGGTGCGCCGCCCGGTCACCGTGACGCCCGATGGCGAGGTCACCGTGGGCTTTAGCGAAAAGCGCTACGGCGAACGTTTCGCCTGA
- a CDS encoding ABC transporter permease subunit, which translates to MKGPNKTLRAVVLGLGYFFLYVPIISLMVFSFNESPTVTSWAGFSFRWYHALVNDDALLRAAWLSFRIAALTATAAVIIGTWAGYVLGRMGRFRGFSLYVGMLSAPLVIPEVVLGISLLLMFVELRGSLGWPSENGVFTIWVGHVTLCMAFVAVVIQTRIRDLDRSLEEAALDLGATPITVFFKITLPLIAPALASAWLLSFTLSLDDVVLASFLSGPSSSTLPMEVFSRVRLGLKPEINALATLFILAVGTCVILANRLQWRKESESK; encoded by the coding sequence ATGAAGGGTCCCAACAAGACATTGCGCGCCGTGGTGCTGGGCCTGGGGTACTTCTTCCTGTATGTGCCCATTATCAGCCTGATGGTGTTCTCGTTCAACGAGTCGCCCACCGTCACGTCGTGGGCGGGCTTCTCGTTTCGCTGGTATCACGCGCTGGTCAACGACGACGCGCTCTTGCGGGCCGCGTGGCTGTCGTTTCGCATCGCGGCGCTGACGGCCACGGCCGCCGTCATCATCGGTACGTGGGCCGGCTATGTGCTGGGGCGCATGGGACGCTTCCGTGGCTTTTCGCTGTACGTGGGCATGCTGAGCGCGCCGCTGGTTATTCCGGAAGTGGTGCTGGGAATTTCCTTGCTGCTGATGTTCGTGGAACTGCGCGGCAGCCTGGGCTGGCCCTCTGAAAATGGCGTGTTCACCATCTGGGTGGGGCACGTGACGCTATGCATGGCGTTTGTGGCCGTCGTCATCCAGACCCGCATCCGCGACCTGGACCGCTCGCTGGAAGAGGCCGCGCTGGACCTGGGCGCAACCCCCATCACCGTGTTCTTCAAGATCACGCTGCCGCTGATCGCGCCGGCGCTGGCGTCGGCCTGGTTGTTGTCGTTCACGCTGTCGCTGGACGACGTGGTGCTGGCGTCGTTCCTGTCCGGCCCCAGCTCCAGCACGCTGCCGATGGAAGTGTTTTCGCGGGTGCGCCTGGGGCTCAAACCCGAGATCAACGCGCTGGCCACCTTGTTCATCCTGGCCGTGGGCACGTGCGTGATCCTGGCCAACCGCCTGCAATGGCGCAAGGAATCTGAATCCAAATGA
- a CDS encoding ABC transporter permease subunit, giving the protein MIRFSPRDWLPSGRALAVVPPFAWLVLFLLLPFLLVLKISFAEVEFGIPPYTPLAQFQDEAVQFSLHLRGYILLFTDSLYFKTYLSSVKIAGITTLICVLIGYPIAYYIARSSPRVRNLLLLGVILPFWTSLLLRVYAWVGILRNDGLLNNLLQSLGIISSPLEIYRTDVAVYIGMVYAYLPFFILPLYATLVKMDLRLLEAAYDLGAKPWQAFWQITVPLSRQGVIAGAMLVFIPAVGEYVIPEMLGGANTLMMGRVMWNEFFNNADWPMASAVTCVMVLLLLVPLVYFQYNQVKQQEQANGGRK; this is encoded by the coding sequence ATGATCCGCTTTTCGCCCCGCGACTGGTTGCCTTCCGGCCGGGCGCTGGCGGTGGTGCCGCCGTTTGCCTGGCTGGTGCTGTTCCTGCTGCTGCCCTTCCTGCTGGTATTGAAGATCAGCTTTGCCGAAGTGGAATTCGGCATTCCGCCGTATACGCCGCTGGCGCAATTCCAGGACGAAGCGGTGCAGTTCAGCCTGCACCTGCGCGGCTACATCCTGCTGTTTACCGACAGCCTGTACTTCAAGACCTACCTCAGTTCAGTGAAGATCGCCGGCATCACCACGCTGATCTGCGTGCTGATCGGTTATCCCATTGCGTATTACATCGCGCGCTCGTCGCCACGGGTGCGCAACCTGCTGCTGCTGGGCGTGATCCTGCCGTTCTGGACGTCGCTGCTGCTGCGCGTCTATGCGTGGGTGGGCATCCTGCGTAACGATGGCCTGTTGAACAACCTGCTGCAAAGCCTGGGCATTATTTCCAGCCCGCTGGAAATCTATCGCACCGACGTGGCGGTCTACATCGGCATGGTCTATGCGTACCTGCCGTTCTTCATCCTGCCGCTGTACGCCACGCTGGTGAAGATGGATCTGCGCTTGCTGGAAGCGGCTTACGACCTGGGCGCCAAGCCCTGGCAGGCGTTCTGGCAGATCACCGTGCCGCTATCGCGCCAGGGCGTGATAGCGGGCGCCATGCTGGTATTCATTCCGGCCGTGGGCGAATACGTCATCCCCGAAATGCTGGGCGGCGCCAACACGCTGATGATGGGCCGCGTCATGTGGAACGAGTTCTTCAATAACGCGGACTGGCCCATGGCGTCGGCGGTGACCTGCGTGATGGTACTGCTGCTGCTCGTGCCCTTGGTTTACTTCCAGTACAACCAGGTCAAACAGCAGGAACAAGCCAACGGAGGCCGCAAATGA